Proteins encoded by one window of Actinocorallia herbida:
- a CDS encoding Cof-type HAD-IIB family hydrolase, whose protein sequence is MEVSQVALPAPSDIRLIITDMDGTLLDGAGRVPDELWTLLPRLREHGIVFSPASGRQYATLAAVFARVDDGMVYIAENGAYVVRDGAELSSVTLGPVIAAHAVEAVRRLAREGADVGAVVCGKRAAYVERSDAPFLAEIARYYHEYRVVEDATEIDDEFVKVAVFTFGAAEEAVYPAVRAACPDQQVVVSSEHWVDVLDPLTDKGVAVRKLQAELGIGPDQTMIFGDYLNDLAMLDLATWSFATANAHPEVLARARHRAPANTDNGVTRVLTELLDGR, encoded by the coding sequence ATGGAAGTCTCGCAAGTCGCGCTGCCTGCGCCGTCCGACATCCGGCTGATCATCACGGACATGGACGGCACCCTCCTGGACGGCGCAGGGCGCGTGCCCGACGAGCTGTGGACGCTGCTGCCGCGGCTTCGCGAGCACGGGATCGTGTTCAGCCCCGCGAGCGGACGGCAGTACGCCACCCTGGCCGCCGTGTTCGCCCGGGTCGACGACGGCATGGTCTACATCGCGGAGAACGGGGCCTATGTCGTCCGGGACGGCGCTGAACTCAGCTCCGTGACGCTCGGGCCGGTCATCGCCGCCCACGCCGTCGAGGCCGTCCGGCGTCTGGCCCGGGAAGGCGCGGACGTCGGGGCGGTGGTCTGCGGGAAGCGCGCGGCCTACGTCGAACGGTCGGACGCCCCCTTCCTCGCGGAGATCGCCCGCTACTACCACGAGTACCGCGTCGTGGAGGATGCCACGGAGATCGACGACGAGTTCGTCAAGGTCGCCGTGTTCACCTTCGGCGCGGCGGAAGAGGCCGTCTACCCCGCCGTGCGAGCCGCCTGCCCCGACCAGCAGGTCGTCGTCTCCAGCGAGCACTGGGTCGACGTCCTCGACCCGCTGACGGACAAGGGCGTCGCCGTGCGCAAGCTCCAGGCGGAGCTGGGCATCGGCCCCGACCAGACCATGATCTTCGGCGACTACCTCAACGACCTCGCCATGCTCGACCTCGCCACCTGGTCCTTCGCCACCGCCAACGCGCACCCCGAGGTGCTGGCCCGCGCCCGCCACCGGGCCCCGGCCAATACCGACAACGGCGTCACCCGCGTCCTCACCGAACTCCTCGACGGCCGCTGA
- a CDS encoding BTAD domain-containing putative transcriptional regulator, which produces MDMRVLGPVEVWRDGAAIDVGSPKQRTVLALLAAVAPRPVSVDRLIEEIWEGSPPPRPLGSLQVYVSNLRRALEPARRPGAPATVLVTAPPGYALRVDERLDRVRFERAAALGHDLLAAGDNTGARGALAEALDLWRGEPYADVPVAALGPETERLLKLRMLAAEDLWAAEVALGRHRAAVPALRRLAVEHPLRERVWELLVVALYRSGHQAEALSALREVRLRLADDLGIDPGPALRALETDVLRQAPHLDPPPVTPPPRLPTAGGPPGAGSSGFVSVDGSADAGPSRYSTAEGSPVAGRSWPTSQQAAEPAEVLVGRADPLAALVTAGRTALAGRGGIVVVSGEPGIGKSRLLREFTRPAPSGAARPRPITVAGDPEGTPPWHGWHTVLAGLGAALPDTSGTDPDVARWNVVQTVRTALAAAPEPVALVFDDLQWLDSPSLQVLAALADTLPDLPCCLLAATRDTPPADGPLAAALAALTRAGATRLTLHRFTLTETHHYVRAVTALPLPADQLAALHTRTEGNPLFLREMTRLLAETARPGATPAPTGPAWTTILAAARTRRPSDLESPRPAHPEPNDRPSDPTLEAREPDGTSDGREPGDLGERQESDGARDGRMPGAIGKGRASDASRERREADSAREGREPGDPGGGRASDALRDDRVSGAGSGGVGVGVEVSGGGRGLVVPGDLRGVLAGVPEGIRDVVRVRVAALPEEVRGVLQAAAVLGQRVDVELLGRVCGLDPEKALDLVDVAVIHRVLEEDAEAIGQVRFGHALVRDAILADLRPGRRAALHLKAADALAEDGGPAAALAAHLDGAAARMPRLAGRAVRAAEDAAAEASARNAPIEAARWRERALRLAETDRELDHARRHALLVALAAARRDASDVAGAREAMLAAVGIAEELRDEKGVAEALVAYGAATAPVWPGPFPDPVVLHRMEASAQGLDALDDGLGGLLLACLAAETAKTGDVPGTRAVSARAVARARAAGDVGLLARILGAHLVTTWAADTVETRIEQARELAALPAGPAAEALGRWFAGVSLLEAGRRRESRAEVERSGRLAERLGLPALLAQQGWFAAMESFVRGDLAAAEAATDRAAALHRSTGMWGADESVASQLFALRDEQDRLPELVPALTAVADAGMPGMIEGAALGLLRAGDLRGARDALDRAFADPPLPAWGLVHSWAVRAEVCAAVGSPAQVAEAERVLAPHAARIALAGTGVLCRGSVVRLLGLLAERRGDLPAAEAALRSAVALEDDTGLTLWAAHSRVALARVLRLSGTPSDAEPSTLLDQAATTRGLRRLTRTITTARSPDPTSWW; this is translated from the coding sequence CGGGACGGCGCGGCGATCGATGTGGGCAGCCCGAAGCAGCGGACCGTGCTGGCCCTGCTCGCCGCCGTCGCGCCGCGCCCGGTCTCGGTGGACCGGCTCATCGAGGAGATCTGGGAGGGCAGCCCGCCGCCGCGCCCGCTCGGGTCGCTCCAGGTGTACGTGTCGAACCTGCGCCGCGCGCTCGAGCCCGCCCGACGGCCTGGGGCCCCCGCCACGGTCCTGGTCACCGCGCCGCCCGGATACGCGCTGCGCGTGGATGAGCGGCTGGACCGGGTCAGGTTCGAACGCGCGGCGGCGCTGGGGCACGACCTGCTCGCGGCCGGGGACAACACGGGGGCGCGCGGCGCGCTCGCCGAGGCGCTCGACCTGTGGCGCGGGGAGCCTTACGCCGACGTGCCCGTCGCGGCGCTGGGGCCGGAGACGGAACGGCTGCTCAAGCTGCGGATGCTCGCGGCCGAGGACCTGTGGGCCGCGGAGGTCGCCCTCGGCCGGCATCGGGCCGCCGTGCCCGCGCTGCGCCGCCTGGCCGTGGAGCATCCGCTGCGCGAGCGCGTCTGGGAACTGCTCGTCGTCGCGCTGTACCGGTCCGGCCACCAGGCCGAGGCGCTGAGCGCGCTCCGCGAGGTGCGCCTCCGCCTCGCCGACGACCTGGGCATCGACCCCGGTCCGGCGCTCCGCGCGCTGGAGACCGACGTCCTGCGCCAGGCCCCGCACCTGGACCCGCCACCCGTCACGCCGCCGCCCCGCCTTCCGACGGCCGGGGGACCGCCCGGCGCGGGGTCGTCCGGGTTCGTGTCGGTCGACGGATCGGCCGACGCGGGTCCCTCCCGGTACTCGACGGCCGAGGGCTCGCCCGTCGCGGGGCGGTCCTGGCCGACGTCGCAGCAGGCGGCCGAGCCCGCCGAAGTCCTCGTCGGCAGGGCGGACCCCCTCGCGGCGCTCGTGACGGCCGGGCGTACCGCACTCGCGGGACGCGGCGGGATCGTCGTCGTCTCCGGCGAGCCCGGCATCGGCAAGAGCCGGCTGCTGCGCGAGTTCACCCGGCCCGCCCCGTCCGGCGCGGCGAGACCGCGGCCGATCACGGTGGCGGGCGACCCGGAGGGCACGCCGCCGTGGCACGGGTGGCACACCGTCCTTGCGGGGCTCGGCGCCGCACTGCCGGACACGTCCGGCACCGACCCGGACGTGGCCCGCTGGAACGTCGTCCAGACGGTCCGGACCGCGCTGGCCGCCGCCCCCGAACCCGTCGCCCTGGTCTTCGACGACCTCCAATGGCTCGACAGCCCGTCCCTCCAGGTCCTCGCCGCCCTCGCCGACACGCTCCCCGATCTGCCCTGCTGCCTCCTGGCCGCGACCCGCGACACCCCGCCCGCCGACGGCCCCCTCGCCGCGGCCCTCGCCGCCCTCACCCGAGCCGGCGCCACCCGCCTGACCCTTCACCGCTTCACCCTCACCGAGACCCACCACTACGTGCGGGCGGTCACCGCCCTCCCCCTCCCCGCCGACCAGCTCGCGGCCCTCCACACCCGTACCGAAGGCAACCCCCTGTTCCTCCGCGAGATGACCCGCCTCCTCGCTGAAACCGCCCGACCCGGCGCGACCCCCGCCCCCACCGGGCCCGCTTGGACCACCATCCTCGCCGCCGCCCGAACCCGCCGCCCTTCCGACCTCGAGAGCCCCCGGCCCGCCCATCCCGAGCCGAACGACCGGCCTTCCGACCCGACGCTGGAAGCCCGAGAGCCCGACGGCACGAGTGACGGCCGGGAGCCTGGCGATCTGGGGGAGCGGCAGGAGTCCGACGGTGCGCGCGACGGGCGGATGCCCGGTGCCATCGGCAAGGGTCGGGCATCCGACGCGTCGCGCGAGCGCCGGGAGGCTGACAGTGCCCGTGAGGGCCGGGAGCCGGGCGATCCGGGGGGAGGTCGGGCATCCGACGCGTTGCGGGACGATCGAGTCTCCGGTGCCGGGAGCGGTGGGGTGGGGGTGGGCGTGGAGGTTTCCGGTGGGGGTCGGGGTCTCGTGGTGCCGGGCGATCTGCGGGGGGTGCTCGCGGGGGTTCCCGAGGGGATTCGGGATGTGGTGCGGGTGCGGGTGGCGGCGTTGCCGGAGGAGGTGCGGGGGGTGCTCCAAGCGGCGGCCGTGCTCGGGCAGCGGGTCGATGTGGAGCTGTTGGGGCGGGTTTGCGGGCTTGATCCGGAGAAGGCGTTGGATCTGGTGGACGTCGCCGTGATCCACCGGGTGCTGGAGGAGGACGCGGAGGCGATCGGGCAGGTGCGGTTCGGGCACGCGCTGGTGCGGGACGCGATCCTCGCCGATCTGCGGCCGGGGCGGAGGGCCGCCCTGCACCTGAAGGCCGCCGACGCGCTGGCCGAGGACGGTGGGCCCGCCGCCGCGCTCGCCGCGCACCTGGACGGGGCCGCCGCGCGGATGCCGCGGCTGGCGGGCCGGGCCGTCAGGGCGGCGGAGGACGCGGCGGCCGAGGCGAGTGCCCGCAACGCGCCGATCGAGGCGGCGCGCTGGCGGGAGCGGGCGCTCCGGCTGGCGGAGACGGACCGGGAGCTGGACCACGCCCGTCGGCACGCACTGCTCGTCGCGCTCGCCGCGGCGCGGCGCGACGCCTCGGACGTCGCGGGCGCGCGGGAGGCGATGCTCGCCGCGGTCGGTATCGCCGAGGAGCTGCGCGACGAGAAGGGCGTCGCCGAGGCCCTCGTCGCCTACGGCGCGGCCACGGCCCCCGTCTGGCCGGGCCCCTTCCCCGACCCCGTCGTGCTGCACCGGATGGAGGCCAGCGCCCAGGGACTCGACGCGCTCGACGACGGGCTCGGCGGCCTCCTGCTGGCGTGCCTGGCCGCGGAGACCGCCAAAACCGGCGATGTCCCCGGGACCCGGGCCGTCTCCGCACGGGCCGTCGCGCGGGCCCGCGCCGCCGGGGACGTCGGGCTGCTCGCCCGGATCCTCGGCGCCCACCTCGTCACGACCTGGGCCGCCGACACCGTCGAGACCCGGATCGAGCAGGCGCGCGAGCTCGCCGCGCTGCCCGCGGGCCCGGCCGCCGAGGCGCTCGGCCGCTGGTTCGCGGGGGTCTCCCTGCTGGAGGCCGGACGCCGCCGGGAGAGCCGCGCCGAGGTGGAGCGCAGCGGCAGGCTCGCCGAACGGCTCGGTCTGCCCGCCCTGCTCGCCCAGCAGGGGTGGTTCGCCGCGATGGAGAGCTTCGTCCGCGGCGACCTCGCCGCGGCCGAGGCGGCGACGGACCGGGCGGCGGCGCTGCACCGCAGCACCGGCATGTGGGGCGCGGACGAGTCGGTCGCCAGCCAGCTCTTCGCGCTGCGCGACGAACAGGACAGGCTGCCCGAACTCGTGCCCGCCCTCACCGCGGTCGCCGACGCCGGTATGCCGGGCATGATCGAGGGCGCCGCCCTCGGCCTGCTGCGTGCGGGCGACCTGCGCGGCGCCCGTGACGCCCTCGACCGGGCCTTCGCCGACCCCCCGCTGCCCGCCTGGGGCCTGGTCCACTCCTGGGCGGTGCGCGCCGAGGTCTGCGCCGCCGTGGGCTCCCCGGCCCAGGTCGCCGAGGCCGAGCGCGTCCTCGCCCCGCACGCGGCCCGGATCGCCCTCGCCGGCACCGGCGTCCTCTGCCGGGGTTCCGTCGTCCGCCTCCTCGGCCTGCTCGCCGAACGCCGCGGCGACCTCCCCGCCGCCGAGGCGGCCCTGCGCTCCGCGGTCGCCCTCGAGGACGACACGGGCCTCACCCTCTGGGCCGCCCACTCCCGCGTCGCCCTCGCCCGCGTCCTTCGCCTCTCCGGCACCCCGTCGGACGCGGAACCCAGCACCCTCCTGGACCAGGCCGCCACCACCCGCGGCCTCCGCCGCCTCACCCGCACCATCACCACGGCCCGGAGCCCCGACCCCACCTCATGGTGGTAG